The Meles meles chromosome 12, mMelMel3.1 paternal haplotype, whole genome shotgun sequence genome includes a window with the following:
- the LOC123953933 gene encoding LOW QUALITY PROTEIN: uncharacterized protein LOC123953933 (The sequence of the model RefSeq protein was modified relative to this genomic sequence to represent the inferred CDS: inserted 2 bases in 1 codon), which yields MCSWGEEKKRELRSGLGKLERKLEGTPLPPGLHGAARLQVLSCSSVQAVGGLLTPAAARHLCALGRERDTMPSKENTKTRAVRVRSPPAPEPRVTLTVGGQPVTFLVDTGAQHSVLTKSLGPLSDGMAWIQGATGGKQYKWTTERRVHLASGKVSYSFLHVPDCPYPLLGKDLLTKLKAQIHFEPQGATVTGPSGTSLHVLTLQLEEEYRLHEEPSQPQRNIESWLASYPDAWAETGGIRLAIQQPPIHIQLKATAIPVNVKQYPMSNEAYQGIKPHIRRLLDQGILTPCRSPWNTPLLPVKKLGTNDYQPVQDLREVNKRVEDIHPTVPNPYNLLSTLPPTHSWYTVLDLKDAFXCLRLSPQSQPLFAFEWKDPDLGISGQLTWTRLPQGFKNSPTLFDEALHQDLADFRILAETHGTRPDLTDQPMKDADLTWYTDGSSYLQDGKRRAGAAITTDSQIVWASALPEGTSAQRAKLIALTQALQLAEVFLDTFSGWAEAFPTKKETANIVAKKLLEEIFPRYGMPEVLGSDNGPAFVSQKYSRPHGLTPFEILYGAPPPAVTFFAPDISAHSPSPSIQAHLQGLQLMQQEVWKPLAAAYEEKLNTSLRPHPYKIGDIVCVRRHRATNLKPRWRGPHTVLLTTPTALKVDGIAAWIHASHVKAAHPEEQTGHPQNSEWTVQRSPNPLKMRLIRR from the exons ATGTGCAGCTGGGgcgaagaaaaaaagagggagctcAGAAGTGGGCTAGGCAAGCTGGAGCGGAAGCTAGAAGGAACGCCCCTACCGCCTGGGCTGCACGGTGCGGCGCGGCTGCAAGTTCTGAGCTGCTCCTCTGTCCAGGCAGTCGGGGGCCTCCTGACTCCTGCAGCTGCTCGCCATCTCTGTGCccttgggagagaaagagacactaTGCCTAGCAAAGAAAAT ACGAAGACTAGGGCCGTCAGGGTCAGGAGCCCCCCCGCGCCTGAACCCCGGGTAACCCTAACCGTTGGTGGGCAACCAGTCACTTTCTTAGTAGATACAGGGGCTCAACACTCCGTTCTAACCAAGAGCCTCGGACCATTAAGCGACGGGATGGCATGGATTCAAGGAGCAACaggaggaaaacaatataaatggactaCAGAGAGAAGAGTACATTTGGCTTCAGGTAAAGTTTCTTACTCGTTCCTTCATGTGCCTGACTGCCCCTACCCACTCCTGGGGAAAGATTTATTAACGAAGCTCAAGGCtcaaatccattttgagcctCAGGGGGCCACTGTGACCGGCCCCAGCGGGACTTCTTTACACGTCCTTACCCTACAGTTAGAAGAAGAATATAGACTTCATGAGGAGCCCTCCCAACCTCAGAGAAATATAGAGTCCTGGCTTGCGTCTTACCCGGATGCCTGGGCGGAAACAGGAGGAATAAGACTAGCTATCCAGCAGCCCCCCATTCACATACAATTAAAGGCAACGGCCATTCCTGTCAATGTTAAGCAATATCCTATGTCCAATGAGGCCTACCAGGGCATCAAACCGCACATACGGCGGTTACTAGACCAGGGCATTTTGACCCCATGCCGGTCTCCCTGGAACACTCCTCTGTTACCTGTCAAGAAACTTGGTACCAATGATTACCAACCGGTTCAGGACCTTAGAGAGGTCAATAAGAGGGTAGAAGACATCCACCCTACGGTGCCCAACCCTTACAACTTACTTAGCACCCTGCCTCCAACCCACTCCTGGTATACAGTCCTAGATCTCAAAGATGCTTT TTGTTTGAGACTGAGTcctcagagtcagcccctcttcgccTTTGAATGGAAGGATCCAGACTTGGGAATATCAGGTCAGTTAACCTGGACACGGCTACCACAAGGGTTTAAGAATAGCCCAACGCTGTTCGACGAAGCTCTTCACCAGGACCTGGCCGACTTCCGGATCCTTGCTGAAACACATGGGACACGGCCCGACCTAACTGACCAGCCCATGAAGGATGCAGACCTGACCTGGTATACTGATGGCAGTAGCTACCTGCAGGATGGAAAACGACGAGCAGGAGCGGCCATCACGACCGACTCTCAAATTGTATGGGCAAGCGCGCTACCAGAAGGCACTTCGGCGCAGCGGGCAAAATTGATCGCCTTAACCCAGGCCCTTCAATTGGCAGAAGTTTTTCTAGATACCTTTTCAGGATGGGCAGAAGcctttcctaccaaaaaggaaaccgCCAACATAGTCGCCAAGAAGCTACTGGAAGAAATTTTTCCAAGGTATGGAATGCCGGAGGTACTAGGGTCTGACAACGGGCCCGCCTTTGTCTCCCAG AAATACTCCAGGCCCCATGGATTAACCCCCTTCGAAATTCTCTATGGTGCTCCGCCCCCCGCTGTCACGTTCTTTGCGCCAGATATCTCtgctcattccccctccccctccatacaGGCCCATCTGCAAGGCTTACAGCTGATGCAACAAGAGGTCTGGAAACCCCTGGCAGCCGCCTACGAGGAAAAACTTAACACCTCATTGCGGCCTCATCCCTACAAAATCGGAGACATCGTTTGTGTCCGCAGACATCGAGCCACAAACCTTAAACCCCGTTGGAGAGGACCCCACACGGTACTCCTGACAACGCCCACGGCGCTAAAAGTTGACGGGATTGCAGCCTGGATCCACGCCTCCCACGTGAAAGCGGCACACCCGGAAGAACAAACAGGACACCCTCAGAACTCGGAATGGACCGTCCAACGCTCCCCAAACCCACTAAAGATGAGACTCATTCGCCGTTGA